The following proteins are co-located in the Dehalococcoidia bacterium genome:
- a CDS encoding thiolase family protein produces MPRGVAIAAASELPPGRYPHMTVLDLYEEAVSLLLREWHLSPRMIDGLLCAPAGMARGEETDIFTHERLAHALGLRPTFAETVNAGGATYAIMVQRACWAIEEGVASAVLCLGAGKFPSVSRGGADAMARMVSHPHFEYIYGAYIVPLYALIARRFMHERGTTPQEMAAVAVAARQWAMLHPHALMRGAGPLSVDDVLASRPIAEPFHLLDCSVPCEGGGALVVARDDVAMEINPRPAHILGWGEFHSHGYVTWAPELATAGARWSIEQAYARAGLGPSDIRVAELYDAFTICPIILLEEAGLARRGEGGRLFAQGHCSPGGPLPVNTYGGLLSYGHTGDASGLSMIVEGALQVMGRAGARQVPEAEVVLVHTYGGMMAEHSTLILGRRR; encoded by the coding sequence ATGCCCAGGGGGGTGGCCATCGCCGCCGCCAGCGAACTCCCGCCGGGGCGGTATCCCCATATGACGGTGTTGGACCTGTATGAGGAAGCGGTATCCCTCCTCTTGCGAGAATGGCACCTCAGTCCCCGCATGATAGATGGCCTCTTGTGCGCCCCGGCGGGCATGGCAAGGGGGGAGGAGACAGACATCTTCACCCACGAGCGGCTGGCCCACGCCCTGGGATTGCGTCCCACCTTCGCCGAGACGGTCAATGCCGGTGGGGCCACCTATGCGATAATGGTGCAAAGGGCCTGCTGGGCCATAGAGGAAGGGGTGGCATCGGCGGTGCTTTGCCTGGGGGCTGGCAAGTTCCCCAGCGTGAGCCGAGGCGGGGCCGATGCCATGGCGCGCATGGTGAGCCATCCTCACTTCGAGTACATTTATGGGGCGTACATCGTGCCTCTCTATGCGTTAATCGCGCGCAGGTTCATGCATGAGCGGGGCACTACCCCTCAGGAGATGGCCGCGGTGGCTGTGGCTGCCCGCCAGTGGGCCATGCTTCATCCCCATGCCCTCATGCGAGGGGCCGGCCCCTTGAGCGTGGACGACGTCCTCGCTTCCCGGCCCATAGCTGAGCCCTTCCACCTCCTGGACTGCTCTGTCCCGTGCGAGGGAGGCGGGGCATTAGTGGTGGCGCGCGACGACGTGGCGATGGAGATAAACCCCAGGCCGGCCCATATCCTCGGGTGGGGGGAGTTCCATAGCCACGGCTACGTCACCTGGGCCCCCGAGCTGGCCACCGCGGGCGCTCGGTGGTCGATAGAGCAGGCCTATGCCCGTGCGGGGCTGGGGCCTAGTGACATAAGGGTGGCCGAGCTTTACGACGCCTTCACCATTTGCCCCATTATCCTGCTGGAGGAGGCAGGGCTGGCGCGGCGTGGGGAGGGGGGCAGGCTCTTCGCCCAAGGCCACTGCTCGCCCGGCGGCCCTTTGCCTGTCAACACGTATGGTGGCCTCCTCTCCTACGGCCATACGGGGGACGCCTCAGGCCTCTCCATGATCGTAGAAGGCGCATTACAGGTGATGGGGAGGGCTGGGGCAAGGCAAGTGCCGGAGGCCGAGGTGGTGCTGGTGCATACCTATGGCGGCATGATGGCTGAACACAGCACCCTCATCCTAGGGAGGAGGCGGTGA
- a CDS encoding LLM class flavin-dependent oxidoreductase, protein MKIDLLYEVETDRPFDRLHQRELFEEVLRQVELADQLGYHTAWFVEHHFLVEFAHSSAPEVILGALSQRTERIRLGHGVVLLPYPFNHPIRVAERIATLDILSGGRVEFGTGRSSAYEQLGFDIAPEESRAMWQEALSIIPKMWRDEPFSYEGRFFRIPERHVIPKPIQQPHPPIWLACTSPESWRLAGLNGIGALGFSFVMEMEEFATNMRAYREHLAQARPVGEFINDQVGAFTMVFCAPSDQEAEEAALEAFGWYILSSYKLFLAHTKGAGWQVLREKERAFLAALEGRTREVFDYLREHNSIVVGSPDRCIDALKRYEALGVDRMLCLMQVRGIPLPEVRRSIELFGKEVVPVFHEAHRGVS, encoded by the coding sequence ATGAAGATAGACTTGCTCTACGAGGTGGAGACGGACCGTCCCTTCGACCGGCTCCATCAACGGGAGCTGTTTGAGGAGGTGCTCAGGCAGGTGGAGCTGGCCGACCAGTTGGGCTACCACACGGCCTGGTTTGTGGAGCACCACTTCCTGGTGGAGTTCGCCCACTCCTCGGCACCAGAGGTGATCCTGGGGGCCCTCTCCCAGCGCACCGAGCGGATCCGCCTGGGCCACGGGGTGGTGCTTTTGCCATACCCCTTCAACCATCCCATAAGGGTGGCCGAACGCATCGCCACCCTCGACATCCTGTCGGGGGGCAGGGTGGAGTTCGGCACGGGGCGCTCTTCGGCCTATGAGCAGCTGGGGTTCGATATCGCCCCAGAGGAGTCGCGGGCCATGTGGCAGGAGGCCCTGTCCATCATCCCCAAGATGTGGCGGGACGAGCCCTTCTCATACGAAGGGCGCTTCTTCCGCATCCCCGAGCGGCATGTGATCCCTAAGCCTATCCAGCAGCCTCACCCGCCCATCTGGCTGGCCTGCACCAGCCCCGAGTCATGGCGTCTGGCTGGTCTCAACGGCATCGGGGCTTTGGGCTTCTCCTTCGTCATGGAGATGGAGGAGTTCGCCACCAACATGCGGGCCTACCGCGAGCATCTGGCCCAGGCGCGGCCGGTGGGGGAGTTCATCAATGACCAGGTGGGGGCCTTCACCATGGTCTTCTGCGCCCCCAGCGACCAGGAGGCAGAGGAGGCGGCCCTGGAGGCCTTCGGCTGGTACATCCTCTCCAGTTACAAGCTGTTCCTGGCCCACACCAAGGGGGCGGGCTGGCAAGTGCTGCGGGAGAAGGAGCGGGCCTTCCTTGCTGCCCTGGAGGGGCGCACGCGTGAGGTTTTCGACTACCTGCGGGAGCACAACTCCATCGTGGTGGGGAGCCCTGATAGGTGCATCGACGCCCTCAAGCGTTACGAGGCGCTAGGGGTGGACAGGATGCTGTGCCTGATGCAGGTGCGGGGCATACCCCTGCCCGAGGTGCGGCGCTCCATCGAGCTCTTCGGGAAAGAGGTGGTGCCTGTGTTCCATGAGGCCCACAGGGGGGTGTCTTAG